In Streptomyces thermolilacinus SPC6, a single genomic region encodes these proteins:
- a CDS encoding peptidase C39 family protein, which translates to MPEPTSRRTVLAAALATASATAATVAAPAASAAAGPATAPNPAPGTAAAPAGPGAGGGAAEPPAEAVVENRFWTSFADWCSGTADGVRVVAGPRPGIAIGTPAGQAAYTDPHTGTTARWEYATWISPRHTTAAPATELIASWNADTPTGTWITVELSVGYPDGTDSPWYVMARWAAGDGDIRRATKDGQGDGRTSVWTDTVAVDDPANGPHPTSYRLRVTLHRAPGGDRTPTVWRLGAMASAVPDRFTVPAAEHRVTRELIVPRYSQNTHIGQYPEYDNGGEAWCSPTSSQMIIEYWGRRPTARQLAWVNPEYADPQVCHAARFTYDFQYEGCGNWPFNAAYAATYDDMNAVVTRLRSLTDLETLIAAGIPVITSQSFLEGELTGAGYGTAGHLMTVIGFTAEGDVIANDPASPTNQAVRRVYRRREWENIWLRTKRHNASGKVVSGTGGVCYLYWPAEATPAQRHALRSLGLL; encoded by the coding sequence ATGCCCGAACCCACCTCGCGCAGGACCGTGCTCGCCGCCGCCCTCGCCACGGCCTCCGCCACCGCCGCCACCGTCGCGGCCCCCGCCGCCTCCGCGGCCGCCGGCCCCGCCACCGCCCCGAACCCGGCCCCCGGCACCGCCGCCGCCCCCGCCGGTCCCGGTGCGGGCGGCGGCGCGGCGGAGCCCCCGGCCGAGGCGGTGGTCGAGAACCGCTTCTGGACGTCCTTCGCCGACTGGTGCTCCGGCACCGCCGACGGCGTCCGCGTCGTCGCGGGCCCCCGCCCCGGCATCGCCATCGGCACCCCCGCAGGGCAGGCCGCGTACACCGACCCGCACACCGGCACGACCGCCCGCTGGGAGTACGCCACCTGGATCTCCCCCCGCCACACGACGGCCGCCCCCGCGACCGAGCTGATCGCCTCCTGGAACGCCGACACACCCACCGGGACCTGGATCACGGTCGAGCTGTCCGTCGGCTACCCGGACGGCACCGACTCGCCCTGGTACGTGATGGCCCGCTGGGCGGCGGGCGACGGCGACATCCGCCGCGCCACGAAGGACGGCCAGGGCGACGGCCGGACCAGCGTCTGGACGGACACCGTCGCGGTGGACGACCCGGCGAACGGGCCGCACCCCACCTCGTACCGGCTCCGCGTCACCCTGCACCGGGCGCCCGGCGGGGACCGCACGCCGACCGTGTGGCGGCTGGGCGCCATGGCCTCCGCCGTACCCGACCGCTTCACCGTCCCCGCCGCCGAGCACCGCGTCACCCGCGAGCTGATCGTGCCGCGCTACTCGCAGAACACCCACATCGGCCAGTACCCGGAGTACGACAACGGCGGCGAGGCGTGGTGCAGCCCCACGTCCTCGCAGATGATCATCGAGTACTGGGGCCGTCGCCCCACCGCCCGCCAGCTGGCCTGGGTGAACCCCGAGTACGCCGACCCGCAGGTCTGCCACGCCGCCCGCTTCACGTACGACTTCCAGTACGAGGGCTGCGGCAACTGGCCCTTCAACGCCGCCTACGCCGCCACCTACGACGACATGAACGCCGTCGTGACCCGGCTGCGCTCGCTCACCGACCTGGAGACGCTGATCGCGGCGGGCATTCCCGTGATCACCTCCCAGTCCTTCCTGGAGGGCGAGCTGACGGGAGCCGGGTACGGCACCGCGGGCCACCTGATGACCGTGATCGGCTTCACCGCCGAAGGCGACGTGATCGCCAACGACCCGGCCTCCCCGACCAACCAGGCCGTCCGCCGCGTCTACCGGCGCCGCGAGTGGGAGAACATCTGGCTGCGCACCAAGCGCCACAACGCCTCGGGCAAGGTCGTCTCCGGCACGGGCGGCGTCTGCTACCTGTACTGGCCCGCCGAGGCCACGCCCGCCCAGCGCCACGCGCTGCGGTCGCTCGGCCTGCTGTGA
- a CDS encoding alanine/glycine:cation symporter family protein gives MSTLETWVVELNDVFWTYLLIPLVAVVGVWFTLRSKGVQIRLIPEMFRVFKDKPQSGVSPFGAFTISAAARIGTGNIAGVATAITMGGPGAVFWMWMMALVGGASAFVESVLAQLYKVRDTEPGTYRGGPAYYMQKALGMRWLGVVFAVLITLTFGFVLTAVQSNTITVAAKGSFGSDASWFNPVLGLVLAVLLALAVFFGVKRLTAVTKVIIPVMAALYLLVGLVIVLLNLGNVPGMLGDIIGGAFGFREVAGGAVGTAILQGVRRGMFSNEAGMGSAPNAAAAAETTHPVKQGLVQTLGVYFDTLVICTMTAFVILSANPTLGERGGADVTQSAFTGALGDWAGHLLTLVIFMVAFSSMIGNYYYGESNIQFITRSKSVMSSYRAVVVACAVLGAIGSVPLVWSLADVTMGAMVLVNLIAIVPLGAVAFRLLDDYLAQRRQGLDPVFRKDQVPGLRGEVECWGAPDEDTTPQPREPVVSH, from the coding sequence ATGAGCACGCTGGAAACCTGGGTCGTCGAACTCAACGACGTCTTCTGGACCTATCTACTGATTCCGCTGGTCGCCGTCGTCGGCGTCTGGTTCACGCTGCGCTCCAAAGGCGTGCAGATCCGCCTGATCCCGGAGATGTTCCGGGTCTTCAAGGACAAGCCGCAGTCCGGCGTCAGCCCCTTCGGCGCCTTCACCATCTCCGCCGCCGCGCGGATCGGCACCGGCAACATCGCCGGCGTGGCCACCGCGATCACCATGGGCGGCCCCGGAGCCGTCTTCTGGATGTGGATGATGGCCCTGGTCGGCGGTGCCTCGGCGTTCGTCGAGTCGGTCCTGGCCCAGCTGTACAAGGTGCGCGACACCGAGCCCGGTACGTACCGGGGCGGCCCGGCCTACTACATGCAGAAGGCGCTCGGAATGCGGTGGCTCGGCGTGGTCTTCGCCGTCCTGATCACGCTGACGTTCGGGTTCGTGCTGACCGCGGTGCAGTCCAACACGATCACGGTGGCGGCGAAGGGCTCCTTCGGATCGGACGCCTCCTGGTTCAACCCCGTCCTGGGCCTCGTGCTGGCCGTGCTGCTCGCTCTCGCGGTGTTCTTCGGCGTGAAGCGCCTGACGGCCGTCACCAAGGTCATCATCCCGGTCATGGCCGCGCTCTACCTGCTGGTCGGCCTGGTCATCGTGCTCCTCAACCTCGGCAACGTGCCGGGCATGCTCGGTGACATCATCGGCGGTGCCTTCGGCTTCCGCGAGGTCGCTGGCGGCGCCGTGGGTACGGCGATCCTGCAGGGCGTGCGGCGCGGCATGTTCTCCAACGAGGCCGGCATGGGTTCCGCCCCGAACGCCGCCGCGGCCGCGGAGACCACGCACCCGGTCAAGCAGGGCCTGGTCCAGACCCTCGGCGTCTACTTCGACACCCTGGTCATCTGCACCATGACCGCCTTCGTGATCCTCTCCGCCAACCCGACCCTCGGTGAGCGTGGCGGCGCGGACGTCACGCAGTCGGCCTTCACCGGCGCGCTCGGCGACTGGGCCGGTCACCTGCTGACCCTGGTGATCTTCATGGTCGCCTTCAGCTCCATGATCGGTAACTACTACTACGGCGAGTCCAACATCCAGTTCATCACCCGCAGCAAGAGCGTGATGAGCTCTTACCGCGCGGTGGTCGTCGCCTGCGCCGTCCTCGGCGCGATCGGCTCCGTCCCGCTGGTCTGGAGCCTCGCGGACGTCACGATGGGCGCGATGGTCCTGGTCAACCTGATCGCGATCGTCCCCCTCGGCGCGGTCGCCTTCCGCCTCCTCGACGACTACCTGGCCCAGCGCCGCCAGGGCCTCGACCCGGTCTTCCGCAAGGACCAGGTCCCGGGCCTGCGCGGCGAGGTGGAATGCTGGGGTGCGCCGGACGAGGACACCACGCCGCAGCCGCGGGAGCCGGTCGTCTCACACTGA
- a CDS encoding subtilase-type protease inhibitor, with amino-acid sequence MRNTARWATALGLAATAVLGPLTGAATAAPGTSSLVLTARYGALSPLPADAIGPQVREVTLTCSPAVSGTHPDAKSACAELRRVDGDLDALQATPGVMCPMYFDPVVVTVTGVWEGRSVSYERTFGNQCVKNTYGSVFAF; translated from the coding sequence ATGCGGAACACCGCGCGCTGGGCAACGGCTCTGGGACTGGCGGCCACCGCCGTGCTCGGTCCCCTCACCGGGGCCGCCACCGCGGCCCCCGGGACTTCGTCCCTGGTGCTGACCGCCAGGTACGGAGCCCTCTCCCCCCTCCCCGCCGACGCCATCGGCCCGCAGGTGCGTGAGGTCACCCTGACCTGCTCGCCCGCCGTCTCCGGCACCCACCCGGACGCCAAGTCGGCCTGTGCCGAACTGCGCCGCGTGGATGGCGACCTCGACGCCCTGCAGGCCACTCCGGGCGTGATGTGCCCGATGTACTTCGACCCCGTCGTCGTCACCGTCACCGGGGTCTGGGAGGGCCGGAGCGTCTCCTACGAACGCACTTTCGGCAACCAGTGCGTGAAGAACACCTACGGCAGCGTCTTCGCGTTCTGA
- a CDS encoding SCO1431 family membrane protein, which produces MTANAAAAPLLRARTGGPKDDGPNPLEHALGWVLVVVIAMFVTQAGLL; this is translated from the coding sequence ATGACCGCGAACGCCGCCGCCGCCCCTCTCCTCCGCGCCCGCACCGGAGGCCCCAAGGACGACGGGCCGAACCCGCTCGAGCACGCCCTCGGCTGGGTTCTCGTCGTGGTCATCGCCATGTTCGTCACCCAGGCCGGCCTGCTCTGA
- a CDS encoding acyl-CoA dehydrogenase family protein gives MPDRAPQPVDRQLPTEESRDLIALVRDIVQREIAPRAAEEEAAGHFPREVFALLSEAGLLGLPYDSAVGGGDQPYEVYLQVLEELAAARLTVGLGASVHTLACHGLAGFGTKEQQTEHLPAMLGGGLLGGYCLSEPASGSDAASLRTKAVRDGDDWVITGTKAWITHGGVADFYTVMARTGVEGPRGITAFLVPGDAEGLTAAVPEKKMGMKGSPTAQLHFDGVRVPDSRRIGDEGQGFTIALSALDSGRLGIAACAIGVAQAALDEAVAYAGERRQFGRPIADFQGLRFMLADMATQIEAGRALYLAAARLRDAGKPFSRQAAMAKLFCTDAAMKVTTDAVQVLGGYGYTSDFPAERYMREAKVLQIVEGTNQIQRMVIARHLAGPESR, from the coding sequence ATGCCCGACCGCGCCCCGCAGCCGGTGGACCGCCAGCTGCCCACCGAGGAGTCCAGGGATCTGATCGCGCTGGTGCGCGACATCGTCCAGAGGGAGATCGCCCCCCGGGCGGCCGAGGAGGAAGCGGCCGGGCACTTCCCGCGCGAGGTCTTCGCCCTGCTCTCCGAGGCGGGCCTGCTGGGCCTGCCCTACGACTCCGCCGTCGGCGGCGGCGACCAGCCCTACGAGGTGTACCTCCAGGTCCTGGAGGAGCTGGCGGCCGCCCGCCTCACCGTCGGCCTCGGCGCCAGCGTCCACACTCTCGCCTGCCACGGCCTCGCCGGGTTCGGCACCAAGGAGCAGCAGACCGAGCACCTGCCCGCGATGCTCGGCGGCGGCCTCCTCGGCGGCTACTGCCTCTCCGAGCCCGCCTCCGGCTCCGACGCCGCCTCACTGCGCACCAAGGCCGTCCGCGACGGCGACGACTGGGTCATCACCGGCACCAAGGCGTGGATCACCCACGGCGGCGTCGCCGACTTCTACACGGTGATGGCCCGCACCGGCGTGGAGGGCCCGCGCGGCATCACGGCGTTCCTGGTCCCCGGCGACGCCGAGGGGCTCACCGCCGCCGTGCCCGAGAAGAAGATGGGCATGAAGGGCTCGCCCACGGCCCAGCTCCACTTCGACGGCGTCCGCGTCCCCGACTCCCGCCGCATCGGCGACGAGGGCCAGGGCTTCACGATCGCCCTGTCCGCCCTGGACTCCGGGCGCCTCGGCATCGCGGCGTGCGCCATCGGCGTCGCGCAGGCGGCGCTGGACGAGGCCGTCGCGTACGCGGGGGAGCGGCGCCAGTTCGGGCGGCCCATCGCGGACTTCCAGGGGCTGCGCTTCATGCTCGCCGACATGGCCACGCAGATCGAGGCGGGCCGCGCCCTGTACCTGGCGGCCGCCCGGCTGCGGGACGCGGGCAAGCCGTTCTCCCGGCAGGCGGCGATGGCGAAGCTGTTCTGCACGGACGCCGCGATGAAGGTGACCACCGACGCCGTCCAGGTGCTCGGCGGGTACGGCTACACGTCGGACTTCCCGGCGGAGCGGTACATGCGCGAGGCGAAGGTCCTCCAGATCGTCGAGGGCACCAACCAGATCCAGCGCATGGTCATCGCCCGCCACCTCGCGGGCCCCGAGAGCCGCTGA
- a CDS encoding Lrp/AsnC family transcriptional regulator, with protein sequence MEELDRQIVELLVKDGRMSYTDLGKATGLSTSAVHQRVRRLEQRGVIRGYAAVVDPEAVGLPLTAFISVKPFDPSAPDDIADRLADIPEIEACHSVAGEENYILKVRVATPLELEHLLTRIRSQAGVSTRTTVVLSTPYEARPPRV encoded by the coding sequence ATGGAGGAGCTGGATCGTCAGATCGTCGAGTTGCTCGTCAAGGACGGGCGCATGAGCTACACCGACCTGGGCAAGGCCACGGGCCTGTCCACCTCGGCGGTGCATCAGCGCGTCCGCCGTCTCGAACAGCGCGGCGTCATCCGCGGGTACGCCGCCGTCGTGGACCCCGAGGCGGTGGGGCTGCCCCTGACCGCGTTCATCTCGGTGAAGCCGTTCGACCCCAGCGCCCCCGACGACATCGCGGACCGGCTCGCCGACATCCCCGAGATCGAGGCGTGCCACAGCGTGGCCGGGGAGGAGAACTACATCCTCAAGGTCCGTGTGGCGACCCCGCTGGAGCTGGAGCACCTGCTCACCCGCATCCGCTCCCAGGCAGGTGTCTCCACCCGCACCACGGTCGTCCTCTCCACCCCGTACGAGGCGAGACCGCCCCGCGTCTGA
- a CDS encoding amidohydrolase — translation MTEHERDPQAPAPAPAGETPTLLLRGGEVHSPADPFATAMVVERGHVAWVGSEGAADAFASGVDEVIDLEGALVTPAFTDAHVHTTATGLALTGLDLSGARDLGEALALVRDFAASRPGDLVLLGHGWDAARWPERRHPSRGELDEVTGGRPLYLPRVDVHSAVVTTALLDLVPGVTALDGYHPDAPLTGAAHHAVRAAAHGAITPAQRAEAQRAALRRAASLGIGTVHECGGPDISDEEDFTALLELAAGEPLPRVVGYWAEAVAGPEDARRVRDLGAVGAAGDLFVDGSLGSHTACLHESYADAAHTGTAHLDAAAVAAHVAACTEAGLQAGFHAIGDAAVTAVVDGVRAAADKIGLHRVRAARHRVEHAEMLTPETIAAFAELGLTASVQPAFDAAWGGDDGMYAERLGVERARTLNPYAALLRAGVPLAFGSDSPVTPLDPWGTVRAAAFHRTPEHRVSVRAAFTAHTRGGWRAVGRDDAGVLVPGAPADYAVWQAGDLVVQAPDDRVARWSTDPRSGTPGLPDLTPGKPLPVCLRTVVGGRTVFVRPNE, via the coding sequence ATGACCGAGCACGAACGCGACCCCCAGGCGCCCGCCCCCGCCCCCGCAGGGGAGACCCCCACCCTGCTGCTGCGCGGCGGCGAGGTGCACAGCCCCGCCGACCCCTTCGCCACCGCGATGGTCGTCGAGCGCGGCCACGTCGCCTGGGTCGGCTCCGAGGGCGCGGCCGACGCCTTCGCCTCCGGCGTGGACGAGGTGATCGACCTCGAAGGCGCCCTCGTCACCCCCGCGTTCACCGACGCCCATGTCCACACGACCGCCACCGGGCTCGCGCTGACCGGCCTCGACCTGTCCGGCGCCCGCGACCTGGGCGAAGCCCTCGCGCTCGTACGGGACTTCGCCGCCTCCCGGCCCGGTGACCTGGTCCTGCTGGGCCACGGCTGGGACGCCGCGCGCTGGCCCGAGCGGCGCCACCCGAGCCGCGGGGAACTGGACGAGGTGACCGGCGGACGGCCCCTGTACCTGCCGCGCGTCGATGTGCACTCCGCCGTCGTCACCACCGCGCTCCTCGACCTCGTCCCCGGCGTCACCGCCCTCGACGGCTACCACCCGGACGCGCCCCTCACCGGCGCGGCCCACCACGCCGTACGGGCCGCCGCGCACGGCGCCATCACGCCCGCTCAGCGCGCCGAGGCGCAGCGCGCCGCGCTCCGCCGCGCCGCTTCCCTCGGCATCGGCACCGTCCACGAGTGCGGCGGCCCCGACATCTCCGACGAGGAGGACTTCACCGCCCTGCTGGAGCTGGCGGCGGGGGAGCCGCTGCCGCGGGTCGTCGGCTACTGGGCCGAGGCCGTCGCGGGCCCCGAGGACGCGCGGCGCGTCCGCGACCTCGGCGCGGTCGGCGCCGCGGGCGACCTCTTCGTGGACGGCTCGCTCGGCTCCCACACGGCCTGCCTCCACGAGTCGTACGCCGACGCCGCGCACACCGGCACGGCCCACCTCGACGCGGCCGCCGTCGCCGCCCATGTGGCCGCCTGCACCGAGGCCGGGCTCCAGGCGGGCTTCCACGCCATCGGCGACGCCGCCGTGACCGCCGTCGTGGACGGCGTCCGGGCCGCCGCCGACAAGATCGGCCTGCACCGCGTCCGCGCCGCCCGGCACCGCGTCGAGCACGCCGAGATGCTCACCCCCGAGACCATCGCCGCCTTCGCCGAACTCGGCCTCACCGCCAGCGTGCAGCCCGCCTTCGACGCGGCCTGGGGCGGCGACGACGGCATGTACGCCGAGCGGCTCGGCGTCGAGCGCGCCCGCACCCTCAACCCGTACGCGGCGCTGCTGCGCGCCGGGGTGCCGCTCGCCTTCGGCTCCGACAGCCCGGTCACCCCCCTTGACCCGTGGGGCACCGTCCGTGCCGCCGCCTTCCACCGGACGCCCGAGCACCGCGTCTCCGTCCGCGCCGCCTTCACCGCCCACACGCGCGGCGGCTGGCGGGCCGTCGGCCGCGACGACGCGGGCGTCCTCGTGCCGGGCGCGCCCGCCGACTACGCCGTCTGGCAGGCCGGTGACCTGGTCGTCCAGGCCCCCGACGACCGGGTGGCCCGCTGGTCCACCGACCCCCGTTCGGGCACGCCGGGGCTCCCCGACCTGACCCCCGGCAAGCCGCTGCCGGTGTGCCTGCGCACGGTGGTGGGCGGACGGACGGTTTTCGTACGACCGAACGAGTGA
- a CDS encoding polyprenol monophosphomannose synthase, whose protein sequence is MIIPTYNEAENIGPIVSRVREAVPDAHILVADDNSPDGTGKIADELSADDAHVHVLHRKGKEGLGAAYLAGFRWGMEHGYDVLVEMDADGSHRPEELPRLLTALKSADLVLGSRWIPGGRIVNWPKSREYLSRGASVYSRVLLGVPIRDVTGGFRAFRADTLRGLGLEDVASQGYCFQIDLARRAVAAGFHVAEVPITFVEREHGDSKMSRDIVVEALWRVTAWGVTTRAGRLTGRARG, encoded by the coding sequence GTGATCATTCCGACCTACAACGAGGCGGAGAACATCGGGCCGATCGTCTCCCGGGTACGGGAAGCCGTGCCGGACGCGCACATCCTCGTCGCCGACGACAACAGCCCGGACGGCACGGGCAAGATCGCCGACGAGCTGTCCGCCGACGACGCGCACGTCCACGTGCTGCACCGCAAGGGCAAGGAGGGCCTCGGCGCGGCCTACCTGGCCGGCTTCCGCTGGGGCATGGAACACGGCTACGACGTCCTGGTCGAGATGGACGCCGACGGCTCCCACCGGCCCGAGGAACTGCCCCGGCTCCTCACCGCGCTCAAGAGCGCCGACCTCGTCCTCGGCTCCCGCTGGATCCCCGGCGGGCGGATCGTGAACTGGCCGAAGTCCCGCGAGTACCTCTCGCGCGGCGCGAGCGTCTACTCCCGGGTCCTCCTCGGCGTGCCGATCCGGGACGTCACCGGCGGCTTCCGGGCGTTCCGCGCGGACACGCTGCGCGGCCTGGGCCTGGAGGACGTCGCCTCGCAGGGGTACTGCTTCCAGATCGACCTGGCCCGCCGCGCGGTCGCCGCCGGATTCCATGTGGCCGAGGTGCCCATCACGTTCGTGGAGCGCGAGCACGGCGACTCCAAGATGAGCCGGGACATCGTCGTGGAGGCCCTGTGGCGGGTCACCGCCTGGGGCGTGACCACCCGCGCCGGACGGCTGACGGGCCGCGCTCGCGGCTGA
- the fxsA gene encoding FxsA family membrane protein encodes MTTGAPLPPTRGRSRARTLVPLGLAAWLVLEIWLLTLVADATSGLVVLALLVSSGVLGAAVVKRAGRRAFTALTETLQRQQTGGAAGPAEKGSTGNGMLMLGGLLLMLPGLASDVPGLLLLVPPVRAAAARYGERALDRRMGTALRQARIRRPDGKVVPGEVIRDTPGDPAGPRDNRPPLTS; translated from the coding sequence ATGACGACCGGTGCACCGCTGCCTCCGACCCGTGGGCGCTCCCGCGCCCGCACCCTTGTCCCCCTCGGCCTGGCCGCCTGGCTGGTGCTGGAGATCTGGCTCCTGACCCTGGTGGCGGACGCCACGAGCGGCCTCGTGGTGCTCGCCCTGCTGGTGAGCTCCGGGGTCCTGGGCGCCGCCGTGGTGAAGCGGGCGGGGCGCCGGGCGTTCACGGCGCTCACCGAGACGCTCCAGCGCCAGCAGACGGGCGGTGCGGCGGGCCCGGCCGAGAAGGGCAGCACGGGCAACGGCATGCTCATGCTCGGCGGTCTGCTGCTGATGCTGCCGGGTCTCGCCTCCGACGTGCCGGGGCTGCTGCTCCTCGTGCCGCCGGTCCGCGCGGCCGCCGCCCGCTACGGGGAGCGCGCCCTCGACCGCCGTATGGGCACCGCCCTGCGGCAGGCCCGCATCCGCCGCCCGGACGGCAAGGTGGTGCCGGGCGAGGTGATCCGCGACACTCCCGGCGACCCGGCGGGCCCCAGGGACAACCGGCCCCCGCTGACGTCCTGA
- a CDS encoding RNA polymerase-binding protein RbpA encodes MSERALRGTRLVVTSYETDRGIDLAPRQAVEYACEKGHRFEMPFSVEAEIPPEWECKVCGSQALLVDGDGPEEKKAKPARTHWDMLMERRTREELEEVLAERLAVLRSGAMNIAVHPRDSRKSA; translated from the coding sequence ATGAGTGAGCGAGCTCTTCGCGGCACGCGCCTCGTGGTGACCAGCTACGAGACCGACCGCGGCATCGATCTGGCCCCGCGCCAGGCGGTGGAGTACGCATGCGAGAAGGGGCATCGTTTCGAGATGCCGTTCTCGGTCGAGGCGGAGATCCCGCCGGAGTGGGAGTGCAAGGTCTGCGGGAGCCAGGCGCTCCTGGTGGACGGCGACGGCCCCGAGGAGAAGAAGGCGAAGCCCGCGCGTACGCACTGGGACATGCTGATGGAGCGGCGCACGCGCGAGGAGCTGGAAGAGGTGCTGGCCGAGCGGCTGGCGGTCCTGCGTTCCGGCGCCATGAACATCGCGGTGCATCCGCGTGACAGCAGGAAGTCCGCGTGA
- a CDS encoding MFS transporter, translated as MTAETADRDAGAAAPPPDRGREQRGWYFYDFACSVYSTSVLTVFLGPYLTSVAKAAADADGFVHPLGIPVRAGSLFAYSVSLSIVVAVLVMPLAGAAADRTGRKKPLLAAAAYTGAGATAGMFFLDGDRYLLGALLLIVANASLAVSMALYNAYLPQIATPEERDAVSSRGWAFGYTSGALVLLLNLALYTGHESFGLSESAAVRICLASAGLWWGAFTLVPLRRLRDRRVAPDGEGAVGSGWRQLVATLRDMRRHPLTLSFLLAYLVYNDGVQTVISQASIYGSEELGLDQTTLITAVLLVQVLAVAGALGMGRLARSYGAKRTILGSLAAWTLILAAGYFLPAGAPVWFYALAAAIGLVLGGSQALSRSLFSHLVPRGKEAEYFSAYEMSDRGLAWLGPLVFGLAYQLTGSYRDAIVSLVLFFAVGFVLLARVPVRRAVAAAGNPVPERI; from the coding sequence GTGACAGCCGAGACCGCCGACCGGGACGCCGGTGCCGCCGCGCCGCCGCCCGACCGCGGACGCGAGCAGCGCGGCTGGTACTTCTACGACTTCGCGTGCTCCGTGTACTCCACGAGCGTCCTGACCGTGTTCCTCGGGCCGTACCTGACGTCGGTGGCGAAGGCGGCGGCCGACGCGGACGGCTTCGTGCACCCGCTGGGCATACCGGTACGGGCCGGGTCGCTCTTCGCGTACTCGGTGTCCCTGTCGATCGTCGTCGCGGTGCTGGTGATGCCGCTGGCGGGGGCGGCGGCGGACCGTACGGGGCGGAAGAAGCCGCTGCTGGCGGCCGCCGCGTACACCGGGGCGGGCGCGACGGCGGGCATGTTCTTCCTGGACGGCGACCGGTATCTGCTGGGCGCGCTGCTGCTGATCGTCGCCAACGCGTCGCTGGCCGTGTCGATGGCCCTCTACAACGCGTACCTGCCGCAGATCGCCACGCCGGAGGAGCGGGACGCGGTCTCGTCGCGCGGCTGGGCGTTCGGCTACACGTCGGGCGCGCTGGTGCTGCTCCTGAACCTGGCGCTGTACACGGGCCACGAGTCGTTCGGGCTCAGCGAGTCGGCGGCGGTGCGGATCTGCCTGGCCTCCGCCGGACTGTGGTGGGGCGCCTTCACGCTCGTACCGCTGCGGCGGCTGCGGGACCGGCGGGTGGCACCCGACGGCGAGGGCGCGGTCGGATCGGGCTGGCGGCAGCTGGTGGCGACGCTGCGGGACATGCGGAGGCATCCGCTGACGCTGTCGTTCCTGCTCGCGTACCTCGTCTACAACGACGGGGTGCAGACCGTGATCTCCCAGGCCTCGATCTACGGCTCCGAGGAGCTGGGCCTCGACCAGACGACGCTGATCACGGCGGTGCTGCTGGTGCAGGTGCTGGCGGTGGCGGGGGCGCTCGGGATGGGCCGGCTGGCCCGCTCGTACGGCGCGAAGCGGACGATCCTCGGTTCGCTGGCCGCGTGGACGCTGATCCTGGCCGCCGGGTACTTCCTGCCCGCCGGGGCGCCGGTGTGGTTCTACGCGCTGGCGGCGGCGATCGGACTGGTCCTGGGCGGCAGCCAGGCGCTGTCGCGGTCGCTGTTCTCACACCTGGTGCCGCGCGGCAAGGAGGCCGAGTACTTCTCGGCGTACGAGATGAGCGACCGGGGGCTGGCCTGGCTGGGGCCGCTGGTGTTCGGGCTCGCCTACCAGCTGACCGGGAGCTACCGCGACGCCATCGTCTCGCTGGTGCTGTTCTTCGCCGTGGGCTTCGTGCTGCTGGCGCGGGTGCCGGTGCGGCGCGCGGTGGCCGCCGCGGGGAACCCCGTGCCCGAGCGGATCTGA
- a CDS encoding glycerophosphodiester phosphodiesterase family protein — protein MTRLPRPRPGHPYLDHPSAIPFAHRGGAADGLENTAAAFRRAADAGYRYFETDVHTTADGRLVAFHDPTLDRVTDARGRIARLPWSEVRRARVAGREPLPLFEELLEEFPEARWNVDLKAESALVPLVELIRRTNAWDRVCVGSFNEGRVARARRAAGERLATSFGVRGVVGLRLRSYGIPAALRAGAVAAQVPEAQGGIRVVDRRFVREAHARGLQVHVWTVNDPDRMNALLDLGVDGIMTDHLQTLRTVLTGRGAWN, from the coding sequence GTGACTCGTCTACCGCGCCCGCGACCCGGCCACCCGTACCTGGACCACCCCTCCGCCATCCCGTTCGCCCACCGGGGCGGCGCGGCGGACGGGCTGGAGAACACCGCGGCCGCGTTCCGGCGGGCGGCCGACGCGGGGTACCGCTACTTCGAGACGGACGTGCACACGACGGCGGACGGCAGGCTCGTCGCATTCCACGACCCGACGCTGGACCGGGTCACCGACGCGCGGGGGCGGATCGCGCGGCTGCCGTGGAGCGAGGTCCGGCGGGCGCGCGTCGCGGGCCGGGAGCCGCTGCCGCTGTTCGAGGAGCTGCTGGAGGAGTTCCCCGAGGCCCGCTGGAACGTGGACCTGAAGGCCGAGTCGGCGCTCGTCCCGCTGGTGGAGCTGATCCGCAGGACCAACGCGTGGGACCGGGTGTGTGTCGGCTCGTTCAACGAGGGGCGCGTCGCCCGGGCGCGCCGGGCGGCGGGCGAGCGGCTGGCCACGTCGTTCGGCGTGCGCGGCGTGGTGGGGCTGCGGCTGCGCTCGTACGGGATACCGGCGGCACTGCGCGCGGGCGCGGTGGCCGCGCAAGTGCCGGAGGCGCAGGGCGGCATCCGGGTCGTGGACCGGCGGTTCGTCCGCGAGGCCCACGCGCGCGGGCTCCAGGTGCACGTGTGGACGGTCAACGATCCGGACCGGATGAACGCGCTCCTGGACCTTGGCGTCGATGGCATCATGACCGATCATCTTCAGACGCTGCGCACGGTGCTCACCGGCCGGGGAGCGTGGAACTGA